The proteins below come from a single Octopus sinensis linkage group LG10, ASM634580v1, whole genome shotgun sequence genomic window:
- the LOC115216170 gene encoding protein FAM200A-like, with product MLGLQSGFITRVKEKIHLLFHREALASRTVPTEMRNVLNVAIKVVNFAKCGTLNIRLFKLLFESEYEALLFHTNVQWLSEGNMLGRLYELRDVTIFLDLQQKADLHDKFQSEGFQLFLAYPVDIFEALNALNLKLQGKNINILTHHDTIRTLKKQIITHLTDLKTEFIRCFPDIEEKREAWKFFRNPFHCEVTDVLDEVQEEFLELKFNSPAKEDFKELDLEMFRIKYLPVYPLISHQTLWILAMFGPTYLCEAASSTLVTLLYRYLTGNLSFSLELRRCST from the exons ATGCTTGGTCTGCAGTCTGGATTCATTACTAGGGTGAAAGAAAAAATCCATCTGTTGTTTCATCGTGAAGCCTTAGCATCCAGAACCGTACCTACTGAAATGAGAAACGTCCTGAACGTGGCTATCAAGGTTGTCAACTTTGCTAAATGTGGAACCTTAAACATTCGTCTTTTCAAACTGTTGTTTGAATCTGAATACGAAGCATTGCTTTTTCACACGAACGTACAATGGCTATCAGAGGGGAACATGCTTGGACGGCTTTATGAACTACGAGATGTAACAATATTTCTTGATTTGCAGCAGAAAGCAGATCTCCATGACAAGTTCCAGTCTGAAGGCTTTCAGCTATTTCTAGCTTACCCGGTGGACATCTTCGAAGCGTTGAATGCTCTCAACCTTAAACTACAAGGGAAAAACATCAACATTCTCACGCACCACGACACCATTCGAAccttaaagaaacaaataatcacTCATCTAACTGACTTGAAAACAGAATTCATCAGATGCTTCCCAGATATAGAGGAAAAGCGTGAAGCTTGGAAATTCTTCAGGAACCCATTTCATTGTGAAGTGACTGATGTTTTGGATGAAGTGCAAGAGGAGTTTCTTGAGCTGAAGTTCAACTCCCCAGCTAAGGAAGACTTTAAAGAACTGGATCTTGAAATGTTCCGGATCAAGTACCTTCCTGTTTACCCTCTGATCTCACATCAGACTCTTTGGATTTTAGCTATGTTTGGACCCACGTATCTTTGTGAAGCTGCATCTTCCACACTCGTTACT TTATTATATCGATATTTGACTGGAAATTTGAGTTTTAGCCTTGAATTACGGCGCTGTTCCACataa